A window of Cydia fagiglandana chromosome Z, ilCydFagi1.1, whole genome shotgun sequence genomic DNA:
TGAATATTTTAAGTAATGTTCAATTATTTGTTAGAATTGAattggaaaaaaatattaatagctACTCAACAAAATGGAAAATGGATATTAGGTTAGGTCACTATAACACTGATATTGGCCATTAAGGGCCTCAAACGTCGAACATTTGCACACTATTTTCCATATTTTTTACTGCCTTTAGAAATGGGATAAAGACAACATATTGCCAGTATAGGTCATTGTCCTTTATTTCTTTTAGCTCTGTAAACATGTAAGATATTGTTATAGGCTGCACTAAGCTATTGCAGTGTAGTCTTGAAAATCTTACAGAAAGTAACTAACAAGATTATTAGCTTCCTTATGATTCATATTCATTTGGATGTCAGTCCCTTGCTAACATTTATGCAAACAACACTTACACACATTGCATACATACAATATTTGTGATGCATTGCATTCATCACAAGGTGTCACAAAATTTATACAAAGATCAGTGGcacaacaaaaaaaagttgctaattgctgactgtacatagcaTAGAGTTgcaaaatttcgattttgaatAGCAGTGTACCATACTACATATTTTGTTTTCAACATTGTAATATGCTCATAATTAtacttaaaaacaatttaaaatttaatttttatttttatccattgaataaagtaaaaaaaatatatctatttGTGGTCTAGGAAGCATACAACAATATCGCAACTGAGACAAAAGTAGTGTATTTGGTGGGCGCTATACAAAATGGCGACGTCAGTGAAGAAGGCCGTCAAACCGCAGCCGTGTTGCTGCGGCGACTCTTCAGCGCCGACTTCTTTGACTTCTTCCCGAAGCTGCCATTTGAACAGCAAAAGCTGCTCAGAGAACAACTCCTTCTCACTATACAAATGGATCTCAGCCAACAGTTACGCCGAAAAGTGAGTTACACCACATTTGCCATGTGTAGTTTTTATgttcttatttattatatagATTAAGATTTGATTTCTATGTAATTGACCATTCAGATTCAAGATTCCAAATTGATCAAGCTAATAATGGTTTGTAAGTGTTGCTGACTCATACTTTGGCAATTTATGAATCACACTGACTGAACAAGAGTATTCTAATGAGGACTAATTTTAAGAACGAACCTTATTAAGATTATTTTTCCAGATATGTGATGTAGTGTCTGAATTGGCCAGAAGCCATCTTGATGATGATGGGGCAAACCAATGGCCTGAATTCCTACAGTTTATGTTCACATGTGCTAATGCACAAGACTCTAACATGAAAGAGGCGGGCATTCGAATGTTCACGTAAGTTGCTTAACCAAATACTAGGTATAATTATGTTCTTTTTGTATTCCATATTATATCAAATGTGTCTCTTTCAGTGCCATCTGATCTTGGCTAGTACTTTAATACTTTGTCAAACACATGCTTACTATGTTAGGGAAATATTAGtgtgttattattttattaacaatattatCATTACAGTTCCGTGCCCGGAGTATTTGGAAATCTACAAAACCAAAATTTGGATGCCATCAAGAGGATGCTATTCACGGCATTGCAGCCAACTGAGTCAGAAGCTCTCAGGGTGCAGGCTGTGAAAGCTGTTGGAGCCTTTATCTTGTTACATGACAAAGAACCTGCAATTCAAAAACATTTAAGTGATTTACTCGATCCAATGATGCAGGTATGAAATTGCTATGAATTGTTTAGTTGCCTTTCAATAGATATCATTTTACTTAACTATTATATGAATGTAACCAatatgtgttttataataaattatgtttatatatTACAGGTTGTCGTCCAATCAATGGAGAAAGCTGAAGATGATTCCGCATTGAAAGTGTTGATTGAACTGGCAGAGTCTGCACCAAAATTTCTACGACCACAACTCGAAAACATATCTCAAGTGGCCATCAAGGTTTGTGTTGTAATCTAGAACTTCATGATTCAAGTTATGCATTGCATTGTTAAAATGTTCATATTTAGATATGCTGATGCATTTCATACTGTTAATTTTTGATTAGAAACAGCAAAATATACAAGAAAGTGTTTGTGTAGTCTAGTAAATCTTCATACTAAATGTGTAAATAGAAAAAGGAGAGTTCAAAGAGAACTATTTATAAAAGCGTGGCAGTAAGTAGTTGTATCAAGATAGACAATATATTTCCTCTTGACAGATGGTTGGAGACAAAGATCAAGAAGATACATGGAGGCAGCTCGCTCTAGAAGTGATGGTAACCCTGTGCGAGACGGCGCCGGCGATGGTGCGCAAGCAGGTGCCGATGGCGGTGCGCATGCTCACGCCGCTCGTGCTGGAGATGATGTGCGAGATCGAGGACGAGCCCGAGTGGGCCATGGAGGATGAAGTTGCTGACGACGACAATGAGAAGTAACCATCTTTTATAGCTTTGTGAAAACTACAAATGTAAGATTTCTTTATAGACTGCATTACAAAGTGCAGTCTTTACAatcttacaaaaattaaaataacaagatAATTAGCATTCTTATGATTCATATTCATTAGGATGTCAGTCCCTTGCTAACATTTATACGGCATATTTGTATATACAAATGTTATATAGATATTGATATATTAACAGAGCTCTTGATATTCCAGCAACAACGTAGTAGCCGAATCGGCACTAGATCGCATGTGTTGCGGTCTCGGCGGAAAGATAATGCTTGGGCTAATTGTGAGCGCGGTGCCCGTGATGCTGCAGTCCGAGGACTGGCGGCGGCGCCACGCGGCGCTCATGGCGGTCTCCTCCGCCGGCGAAGGTTGCCACAAGCAAATGGAACAGATGCTGGACCAAGTTGTGTCTGCAGTACTCAACTACCTGGCCGATCCTGTAAGCTTATTTGAGCTCATTCTGTGATTTTACGACGTAATAACTATTCTGCTTGTGAACTGACCTAGGTTTTTGTTTGCAGCATCCCCGCGTACGTTACGCTGCTTGTAATGCTGTGGGGCAGATGTCAACGGACTTTGCGCCAGTATTTGAGAAGAAATTCCATGACAAAGTTGTTCCTGGACTATTCCCAGTGCTCGACGACAATGCAAACCCGCGTGTACAGGTATTGTTAACAAATCACTTGCAAACGTATACAATGTGCTAATAATGCAAGTGTTTAAAACAATGACTAATCTTTCTTCCTTCCAAACAGGCTCATGCTGCTGCTGCTTTGGTTAACTTCAGTGAAGATTGCCCAAAACCTATTTTAACTCTGTATTTGGATCCATTGATGAACAAGTTGGAGGCAATTTTAACTGCTAAATTTAAAGAGGTAAATATGCCCACAATTGCAGCTGTGCCAGTGTTCGTTAGTGATACACTAATATTCTTAAGTGCATCACTTCCATAGCATTGGTAGATTAAGTGTGACAGAAATCCTGAGTTTTCTCTTTAGATAACTCACTATAACTGTTTACAAACATTTAATTCTGTATGCATCTTAATTCTTAGGTGAACAGACACAAAGGCAAACTTTAATTGCTAATATACGTtattatttttggtaccaaGTAAGCTAAGTCAATCATTGTTCATAACTATTGGCTAGTAACATAATATCGCGGGCGTTTTAGCTATGGATTTTCGTAAAATATTGATGGTTAAGGAAAATAAGCTTCAGCAGCGCGTCATATCTCGCGTCGCGTCTTTAGTCTGAATTTCCAcgcattttttttttgagaaaatctGTATCATTATGATATCATTAGAATACAATACAAAGCTAAAAATTATGTTTCAGTTGATTGAACACGGCAGAAAACTCGTGCTTGAACAAATTGTGACTACAATTGCCTCTATTGCTGACACAGTGGAGAAAGATTTCGTGCCGTATTACGACCGTTTCATGCCGTGCCTTAAATATATTATCGCTAATGCGACCACTGCAGAGCTGAAGATGCTTCGAGGAAAAACCATTGAATGTGTTAGTCTTATTGGTAAGAAGTCAATGATATTCATTGTTTTAtagttaaataattacctatgtaATTTTTGTTAATTTGAACATGTCAGTGTGGCAATGGCTCTCACGTGTCACGAATCTCGCGCTCACTATCACATCCGAGCCATGGTGAACCTTACTGGTAGTTTTGGTTGTCACTTGATTAGCATTGCTGCCTCATGCGCCTTTTGATATCTAGATGTACCCATATTGACTATAACATTCTGGCATCACAGGTTTGGCTGTAGGTGAAGAAAAGTTCTTAGCGGATGCTTCTGATGTAATGGATCTCCTTCTGAAGACCCACACTGAAGGCGAGCAGCTGCCTGCTGATGATCCACAGACCTCATTCCTTATTTCAGCTTGGTCTCGCATTTGCAGAATTATGGGTATATAAAACTTTTCACTTTATTATTACACCATCTTTCTAACTAAAAAACTGAAGTAAACAATAATGTTGTTAATTGTAGGCAAGAACTTCGCCCAGTATCTGCCCATGGTGATGGAGCCAGTGATGCGCACGGCGGCCATGAAGCCGGAGGTGGCGCTGCTGGACAACGACGACCTCGAGACCATCGAGGGCAACCTCGACTGGCACTTCATCTCCCTTGGGGAGCAACAGAACTTTGGCATCAAAACTGCAGGTACACGACACCCGTGTTCTTCTTAAGCCGGGCATATTGTTACGTGCACACTTTAGTTTCGAGGTGTGTCACTGCCAAGATATGCAATATCAATTAGAGGATTTCGCTAACACCAACCTTCATAGGATGGACGTCAGATAGTAGCCCTCTATACATTTGaacattaataaaaatcatatatgcattacattttattacgttaCCTTGTACTGCTctgcttttttttaattacatgtatttttgtatgcataattataattagttaTTAAATGGTCCCAGGGCTTGAAGATAAAGCCTCCGCGTGCGACATGCTCGTGTGTTACGCTCGCGAGCTGAAGGAAGCGTTTGCCGAGTACGCCGAGGACGTTGTCAAACTAATGGTGCCGATGTTGAAGTTCTACTTCCATGACGGAGTGCGCACGGCGGCCGCCGAATCTTTGCCCTACTTGCTGGAGTGCGCGCGCATCAGGGGACATCAGTATATAGAGGGCATGTGGGCTTATATTCTGCCAGAACTGCTTAAGGCTATTGATTCTGAACCAGAACAAGAAGTACAAGTCGAACTTCTTAACAGTTTGGCCAAGGTTGGTTTCTCAAAATAATTTGAAGAAAAAAACTTGGAGATGGGAAAATAGTTAAATCATTACATATTTGTTACAGTGCATAGAACTGTTGGGTACTGGTTGTCTTGGTGAAGATACAATGGCAGAAGTACTTCGCATCCTTAATAAATTACTAACCGAGCATTTTGAGCGCGCCACAGAACGTAGACAAAAGCGTGCGGACGAAGATTATGACGAGGTATTCATCACACTTTTTGTTTCTGAGCcattttatactgtaaaaagGTATTGAACTCTATATTATGCGTAGCCCGATACGCACTTGGCCCGTTTTTTTATTCgtgcaaaaattaaaaatacagttTCTTTTGAGTTAAGTACATTTGTATTACTCTACTTGCATTTTTGTTTTCGTACGCCTCGCCACTTGCTTGTTGTGTCCGTATCAATCGCAAGGAATAATTAAATACTTCAAGTTTTGACAGAGGAATACGAAAGGTTAATTAGTGTAATAGTAAGTGAAGATGGCAATTACATGATGTTCAACATGGCAGGTGGTAGAAGAGCAACTAGCCGACGAGGACAACGAGGATGTATACGGGTTGTCACGCGTGGCCGACGTCCTGCACGCGTTGCTCTCCGCGTACCGCGAGAGCTTCTTCCCGCACCTAGACACACTCCTGCCGCACCTGGTGGGGCTCATGGCGCCCGGCCGCCCCTACTCCGACCGCCAATGGGCTATTTGTATATTCGATGACGTCATCGAGTTTGGAGGTATGCTTTCTCCAACATGTGATACTGATAACACCTATTATGTGATAATCCTTTAACGAATAATTCTGTTTATGTTTGATATTGCCCCTGTCTCAGGTCCAGCATGTGTGAAGTACCAAGACATTTTCCTCGAGCCAATGCTTAATGGTCTCTGCTCTGCGGAGGCGGAGGTACGGCAAGCGGCGGCGTACGGTTGCGGGGTGCTGGCGCAGTTTGGTGGCCCACAGTTCGCAGACGCGTGTGCTCGAGCAGTACCGCAACTCGCAGCTATTGTTGCCGAGCCCGACGCTCGCTCTGTTGAAAAAGTTAACGCAACCGAAAATGCTATATCTGCGGTcaccaaaataatcaaatacaatcATTCTAAAATTAACAGGGATGAAATTATCAGGCATTGGTAAGTTTAaacggattttttttaattactatcactttttattttatctttataaATATTAGAATACTCGATTTTAGACttcattaaattaaaatgtgcATGTAAAATATGTGTAAGTAATCAAATAACAAGAGAGCACATCAATCGAAACAAAGAAAACTTTAATTTGTAGGTTAACATGGCTGCCAGTAGTAGAGGACACGGAGGAAGCGCCGCACGTGTACTCGCTGCTGTGCGAGCTGGCCGCGAGCGGGCACCCGGCGCTGGAGGCGCCCGACGCGCCGCAGCGGGTCATCGCCCTGCTAGCCGAGGCCTTCTTACGGGACGCCGTGCCCGATGACAACCCCGTTTATGCGCAAATGGTTGCCCTACTCAGGCAAATTCAGGTCAGCAAAATTAACgtcttattatttttttattgttaaccaAAGTAATACTAGAATACAAAGACTTTATTTTGAGATTTTTGAGATATACATATAAATGCGTGTTTCCtgagtgtcctgactgactgatctTCAACGCCAAGCCAAAACTACAAAAGCTAGAAACTTGAATGATAAGTCGTttttgagttattgcaaaaatAGTACACTCTGCAACGTGCTAACCCCCCGGTAAGTGAAATTTTGGAGACAACgacattttttacaagcttttaaaaATGGGTTAGGAGAATGGTAaaagcaaagaatataataccaaaaaaagaatagataatatagagggctcttgccaaagtaaattttgtagtcacggtacatttactgccatctatcgacacatgattaaaacttaaaataaaattgaaaatgtataaattaatcaaaatatgtttacggataaagcTGGCTCAATATCACAAAgctctatgttacattttcaagatagttaaAAATCTACTTAATGTCGCTATggcaatgttcaaatttcatttcgataaaagtgaaacctAAAACCCTATAATATTGGGCCAGTGATAATACAATGTTTAAATATTCAGTCATTTATTGCCttcgtaggtacataataatattaataattctgATCAGCTATAAACCCTGTAAAGGCACTGCAACTTAAATGTCCAGTACCTAATGTGAATGATTTGTTTACAGAGCAATGCTGAACTGTTCAACTCGTGCCTGGTGCAGCTGAGCAATGAGCACAAGGAGGCGTTGCAGATGGCACTGTCGCACGTCGCCTAGTACCCCTCCGTTTCATTGTTCTACACCTAGATTTGTTATGGCATGGATATGGGCTTTCATAAGTACCTTGACGTTTTAAGGTAGACTAGCTGTGCTCGCGGCTCCGCCTGCTCTGGGTTTGGTCCGAGTCAAAGCCGGATGGAATTTCCCTCTGGTCTGGgtggaattacaaaaataatgtaaccTTAGACCACCCTAGGACTTAATCTGGCTTCGCGATACTTTTCatcaaatatgtattttttacatttgaCAAGGTATAAATCGAAAACCAACGTATAAAGCCCTTATTCGTGCCAGACGTCTAGGTATGTACCTATGACTCATCACCGCGATCCTCTACCGCCCACTACTCGTTTATTTTTTGTAGAGCACTCCGCCTTATCGTCATTTTCCGTAGCCTGTAACGCTGCCTTTATGTCTGCCTTTATCCTTCATCATTTAAACGTATCATATCATAGTTCCTTGCATTAATCTATTGCAAATATTGTTTTAGTAAATATGTTAACTATAAAACGATAAAACCTATCTAGAATATTATAGGAACGCAAACGTTTATACCTATTTACCACCTGGAAGATTTTCTTCGATctctcatttaaaaaaaaattgggctGACAAATAAATTACTGTGATATACTTTTATATAAACGTTTAATTTCGACTTGCAGCCATTATTAATTATCTAACACATCTGAAAATACATTCGACGTAGACTTTTGTTAAGATACttgctttttatatttttcgtatgtaatgtattttataaggACATTTTTTGATGCAGAAAAGGCTCTTATTTTCATAAATACCTATGCTAACATTTGGCTACCATAAGGTAGCGGTTTCTGGCGATGGATTCTTTGTTGTGTAATAACTTTGACATCAACGTCTTGTTTATAAACAATTATTGTAACCAATAAGTACAGTAGAACATCGGTAGCTTCTCGTGCTGAGATAAATACCATTGATTGATGAATAAAACCGTACATCAACcgctaaattatatttttgtattaggTAGTATAAGGGCTGTGATAATTTTTGCAATTATGATACCTATGTTTGTTATTGAGATCTATTATTGTaaagaaatacatttttttgtattatcTCAGCATAAAGCAATCTAAGAAATCCGTTAGCTAATTACATAACTGTATTTAAAGTTTACATTC
This region includes:
- the LOC134678361 gene encoding importin-5 encodes the protein MAGDQAQFYQLLNTLLSTDNDIRSQAEEAYNNIATETKVVYLVGAIQNGDVSEEGRQTAAVLLRRLFSADFFDFFPKLPFEQQKLLREQLLLTIQMDLSQQLRRKICDVVSELARSHLDDDGANQWPEFLQFMFTCANAQDSNMKEAGIRMFTSVPGVFGNLQNQNLDAIKRMLFTALQPTESEALRVQAVKAVGAFILLHDKEPAIQKHLSDLLDPMMQVVVQSMEKAEDDSALKVLIELAESAPKFLRPQLENISQVAIKMVGDKDQEDTWRQLALEVMVTLCETAPAMVRKQVPMAVRMLTPLVLEMMCEIEDEPEWAMEDEVADDDNENNNVVAESALDRMCCGLGGKIMLGLIVSAVPVMLQSEDWRRRHAALMAVSSAGEGCHKQMEQMLDQVVSAVLNYLADPHPRVRYAACNAVGQMSTDFAPVFEKKFHDKVVPGLFPVLDDNANPRVQAHAAAALVNFSEDCPKPILTLYLDPLMNKLEAILTAKFKELIEHGRKLVLEQIVTTIASIADTVEKDFVPYYDRFMPCLKYIIANATTAELKMLRGKTIECVSLIGLAVGEEKFLADASDVMDLLLKTHTEGEQLPADDPQTSFLISAWSRICRIMGKNFAQYLPMVMEPVMRTAAMKPEVALLDNDDLETIEGNLDWHFISLGEQQNFGIKTAGLEDKASACDMLVCYARELKEAFAEYAEDVVKLMVPMLKFYFHDGVRTAAAESLPYLLECARIRGHQYIEGMWAYILPELLKAIDSEPEQEVQVELLNSLAKCIELLGTGCLGEDTMAEVLRILNKLLTEHFERATERRQKRADEDYDEVVEEQLADEDNEDVYGLSRVADVLHALLSAYRESFFPHLDTLLPHLVGLMAPGRPYSDRQWAICIFDDVIEFGGPACVKYQDIFLEPMLNGLCSAEAEVRQAAAYGCGVLAQFGGPQFADACARAVPQLAAIVAEPDARSVEKVNATENAISAVTKIIKYNHSKINRDEIIRHWLTWLPVVEDTEEAPHVYSLLCELAASGHPALEAPDAPQRVIALLAEAFLRDAVPDDNPVYAQMVALLRQIQSNAELFNSCLVQLSNEHKEALQMALSHVA